One Diceros bicornis minor isolate mBicDic1 chromosome 41, mDicBic1.mat.cur, whole genome shotgun sequence genomic region harbors:
- the ZMIZ2 gene encoding zinc finger MIZ domain-containing protein 2 isoform X1 yields the protein MNPTNPMKPALPPAPHGDGPFVYEAVPWQQSATQPAGSLSVVTTVWGVGNAAQSQVLGNPMGPAGSPPGSSMMPGMAGGSSALNTPQCLGQQAFGEAGANKGYVQPGMYGRGGYPGGPSFTTGYAGGPGGPGGLGLPSHPTRPSTDFTQAAAAAAVAAAAATATATATATVAALQEKQSQELSQYGAMGAGQSFNSQFLQHGGPRGPSVPSSMNPASVGGLMGPSSMSPMGVNPPRAAGMAPLYAGQRLPHGYPGPPQAQPLPRQGVKRAYSSEVYPGQQYLPGGQYTPGPGQPPAPSSFPGHRLPLQQGVSQSLSTSGPSGLHYKPTEQFNGQGASFNGGSVSYSQPGLSGPTRSIPGYPSSPLPGSPTPPMTPSSGVPYMSTSQEVKSPFLPDLKPSVSSLHSSPLGSGPCDELRLTFPVRDGVVLEPFRLQHNLAVSNHAFQLRDSVYKTLMLRPDLELQFKCYHHEDRQMNTNWPASVQVSVNATPLTIERGDNKTSHKPLYLKHVCQPGRNTIQITVTACCCSHLFVLQLVHRPSVRSVLQGLLKKRLLPAEHCITKIKRNFSSGTIPGTPGPNGEDGVEQTAIKVSLKCPITFRRIQLPARGHDCRHIQCFDLESYLQLNCERGTWRCPVCNKTALLEGLEVDQYMLGILIYIQNSDYEEITIDPTCSWKPVPVKPDVHVKEEPDGPVLKRCRTVSPAHVLMPSVMEMIAALGPGAVPFAPLQPPSAPAPGDYPSQGSSFLGPGTFPDSFPPTTPSTPSLPEFTPGPPPISYQSDIPSSLLTPEKSAPCLPGQMAPARHLDPAHNSGPPGLHAPNLGGPPGPQLHHPNPPPASRQPLGPVSSGPVGDLAFNTATGVMGPPMSGAGEAPEPALDLLPELTNPDELLSYLGPPDLPTNSNDDLLSLFENN from the exons ATGAACCCCACGAACCCCATGAAACCTGCCCTGCCCCCCGCACCACATGG TGATGGTCCATTTGTTTATGAGGCGGTGCCTTGGCAACAAAGTGCCACTCAGCCAGCAGGATCGCTGTCTGTGGTCACGACCGTGTGGGGAGTTGGCAACGCGGCCCAGAGCCAG GTTTTGGGGAACCCCATGGGCCCTGCAGGGAGCCCCCCTGGCAGCTCCATGATGCCTGGCATGGCAGGCGGCAGCTCTGCCCTGAACACCCCGCAGTGCCTCGGACAGCAGGCATTTGGTGAGGCTGGCGCCAACAAGGGCTACGTGCAGCCAGGGATGTATGGCCGCGGGGGTTACCCTGGGGGCCCGAGCTTCACCACTGG GTATGCAGGTGGCCCGGGGGGACCAGGGGGCCTGGGCCTCCCCTCACATCCCACACGACCCTCCACTGATTTCACTCAAGCAGCAGCTGCTGCTGCCGTGGCTGCTGctgccgccaccgccaccgccacggCCACGGCCACCGTGGCCGCCCTGCAGGAGAAGCAGAGCCAGGAGCTGAGCCAGTACGGAGCG ATGGGGGCCGGACAGTCTTTTAACAGCCAGTTCCTACAGCACGGAGGTCCCCGGGGTCCCAGCGTCCCCAGCAGCATGAACCCTGCCAGCGTGGGAGGGCTGATGGGCCCCTCCAGCATGAGCCCCATGGGCGTGAACCCACCCCGGGCAGCAGGCATGGCGCCCCTGTATGCAGGGCAGCGCCTGCCCCACGGGTACCCTGGGCCTCCCCAGGCCCAGCCACTGCCCCGGCAGGGGGTCAAGAGAGCCTACTCCAGTGAG GTATATCCAGGGCAGCAGTACCTGCCAGGAGGCCAGTATACACCTGGGCCCGGGCAGccccctgccccttcctccttccccggGCACCGGCTGCCCCTGCAGCAGGGAGTAAGCCAGTCCCTGTCCACCTCGGGTCCCTCAGGACTGCACTACAAG CCCACAGAGCAGTTCAACGGGCAGGGCGCCAGCTTCAACGGGGGGAGCGTCAGCTACAGCCAGCCCGGCCTGAGTGGG CCGACCCGTTCCATCCCTGGCTACCCCAGCTCCCCACTGCCGGGGAGCCCCACGCCACCCATGACTCCCAGCAGCGGCGTCCCCTACATGTCCACCAGCCAGGAGGTCAAGTCTCCCTTCCTGCCTGACCTCAAGCCCAGCGTGAGCTCCTTGCACTCGTCACCCCTGG GCAGTGGCCCCTGTGATGAGCTGCGGCTGACCTTCCCTGTGCGGGACGGGGTGGTCTTGGAGCCCTTCCGCCTGCAGCACAACCTGGCTGTGAGCAACCACGCCTTCCAGCTCCGAGACTCCGTCTACAAGACCCTGATGCTGAG GCCTGACCTGGAGCTGCAGTTCAAGTGCTACCACCATGAGGACCGGCAGATGAACACCAACTGGCCGGCCTCGGTGCAGGTCAGCGTCAACGCCACCCCGCTCACCATCGAGCGCGGCGACAACAAGACCTCTCACAAACCCCTGTACCTGAAGCACGTGTGCCAGCCGGGCCGCAACACCATCCAGATCACCGTCACGGCCTGCTGCTGC TCCCACCTCTTCGTGCTGCAGCTGGTACACCGGCCCTCTGTCCGCTCAGTGCTGCAGGGTCTCCTCAAGAAGCGCCTCCTGCCTGCCGAGCACTGCATCACCAAGA TAAAGCGGAACTTCAGCAGTGGCACCATCCCCGGCACCCCTGGGCCCaatggagaggatggggtggagCAGACGGCCATCAAGGTGTCTCTCAAGTGCCCCATCACCTTCCGCAGGATCCAGCTCCCCGCCAGAGGTCATGACTGTCGCCACATACAG TGCTTCGACCTGGAGTCATACCTACAGCTCAACTGTGAGCGGGGGACCTGGAGGTGCCCTGTGTGCAA CAAGACAGCATTGCTGGAGGGCCTGGAGGTGGACCAGTACATGTTGGGCATCCTCATTTACATTCAGAA CTCCGACTATGAGGAGATCACCATCGACCCCACGTGCAGCTGGAAGCCGGTGCCAGTGAAGCCCGATGTTCATGTCAAAGAGGAGCCGGACGGGCCTGTGCTGAAACGCTGTCGCACCGTGAGCCCCGCCCATGTGCTCATGCCCAGCGTGATGGAGATGAtagctgccctgggccctggcgcCGTCCCCTTCGCCCCCCTGCAGCCCCCCTCGGCCCCGGCCCCCGGCGACTACCCCAGCCAGG GTTCCAGCTTCCTGGGACCCGGGACCTTCCCTGACTCCTTCCCACCCACCACACCTAGCACCCCGAGCCTTCCTGAGTTCACCCCAGGGCCACCTCCCATCTCCTACCAGTCCGACATTCCCAGCAGCCTCCTGACGCCAGAGAAGTCTGCCCCCTGCCTCCCGGGCCAG aTGGCACCAGCGCGTCACTTGGACCCGGCCCACAATTCCGGGCCTCCGGGGCTGCATGCCCCCAACCTTGGAGGTCCCCCAGGGCCCCAGCTGCACCATCCAAACCCTCCTCCAGCGTCCCGGCAGCCCCTGGGCCCGGTGAGCTCGGGTCCTGTAGGCGACCTGGCCTTCAACACTGCCACAGGCGTGATGGGGCCCCCCATGTCTGGCGCGGGCGAGGCCCCGGAACCAGCCCTAGAC CTGCTGCCAGAACTGACCAACCCCGATGAGCTGCTGTCCTACCTGGGCCCGCCTGACCTACCCACAAACAGCAATGACGACCTGCTCTCTCTGTTTGAGAACAACTGA
- the ZMIZ2 gene encoding zinc finger MIZ domain-containing protein 2 isoform X2: MNPTNPMKPALPPAPHGDGPFVYEAVPWQQSATQPAGSLSVVTTVWGVGNAAQSQVLGNPMGPAGSPPGSSMMPGMAGGSSALNTPQCLGQQAFGEAGANKGYVQPGMYGRGGYPGGPSFTTGYAGGPGGPGGLGLPSHPTRPSTDFTQAAAAAAVAAAAATATATATATVAALQEKQSQELSQYGAMGAGQSFNSQFLQHGGPRGPSVPSSMNPASVGGLMGPSSMSPMGVNPPRAAGMAPLYAGQRLPHGYPGPPQAQPLPRQGVKRAYSSEVYPGQQYLPGGQYTPGPGQPPAPSSFPGHRLPLQQGVSQSLSTSGPSGLHYKPTRSIPGYPSSPLPGSPTPPMTPSSGVPYMSTSQEVKSPFLPDLKPSVSSLHSSPLGSGPCDELRLTFPVRDGVVLEPFRLQHNLAVSNHAFQLRDSVYKTLMLRPDLELQFKCYHHEDRQMNTNWPASVQVSVNATPLTIERGDNKTSHKPLYLKHVCQPGRNTIQITVTACCCSHLFVLQLVHRPSVRSVLQGLLKKRLLPAEHCITKIKRNFSSGTIPGTPGPNGEDGVEQTAIKVSLKCPITFRRIQLPARGHDCRHIQCFDLESYLQLNCERGTWRCPVCNKTALLEGLEVDQYMLGILIYIQNSDYEEITIDPTCSWKPVPVKPDVHVKEEPDGPVLKRCRTVSPAHVLMPSVMEMIAALGPGAVPFAPLQPPSAPAPGDYPSQGSSFLGPGTFPDSFPPTTPSTPSLPEFTPGPPPISYQSDIPSSLLTPEKSAPCLPGQMAPARHLDPAHNSGPPGLHAPNLGGPPGPQLHHPNPPPASRQPLGPVSSGPVGDLAFNTATGVMGPPMSGAGEAPEPALDLLPELTNPDELLSYLGPPDLPTNSNDDLLSLFENN, encoded by the exons ATGAACCCCACGAACCCCATGAAACCTGCCCTGCCCCCCGCACCACATGG TGATGGTCCATTTGTTTATGAGGCGGTGCCTTGGCAACAAAGTGCCACTCAGCCAGCAGGATCGCTGTCTGTGGTCACGACCGTGTGGGGAGTTGGCAACGCGGCCCAGAGCCAG GTTTTGGGGAACCCCATGGGCCCTGCAGGGAGCCCCCCTGGCAGCTCCATGATGCCTGGCATGGCAGGCGGCAGCTCTGCCCTGAACACCCCGCAGTGCCTCGGACAGCAGGCATTTGGTGAGGCTGGCGCCAACAAGGGCTACGTGCAGCCAGGGATGTATGGCCGCGGGGGTTACCCTGGGGGCCCGAGCTTCACCACTGG GTATGCAGGTGGCCCGGGGGGACCAGGGGGCCTGGGCCTCCCCTCACATCCCACACGACCCTCCACTGATTTCACTCAAGCAGCAGCTGCTGCTGCCGTGGCTGCTGctgccgccaccgccaccgccacggCCACGGCCACCGTGGCCGCCCTGCAGGAGAAGCAGAGCCAGGAGCTGAGCCAGTACGGAGCG ATGGGGGCCGGACAGTCTTTTAACAGCCAGTTCCTACAGCACGGAGGTCCCCGGGGTCCCAGCGTCCCCAGCAGCATGAACCCTGCCAGCGTGGGAGGGCTGATGGGCCCCTCCAGCATGAGCCCCATGGGCGTGAACCCACCCCGGGCAGCAGGCATGGCGCCCCTGTATGCAGGGCAGCGCCTGCCCCACGGGTACCCTGGGCCTCCCCAGGCCCAGCCACTGCCCCGGCAGGGGGTCAAGAGAGCCTACTCCAGTGAG GTATATCCAGGGCAGCAGTACCTGCCAGGAGGCCAGTATACACCTGGGCCCGGGCAGccccctgccccttcctccttccccggGCACCGGCTGCCCCTGCAGCAGGGAGTAAGCCAGTCCCTGTCCACCTCGGGTCCCTCAGGACTGCACTACAAG CCGACCCGTTCCATCCCTGGCTACCCCAGCTCCCCACTGCCGGGGAGCCCCACGCCACCCATGACTCCCAGCAGCGGCGTCCCCTACATGTCCACCAGCCAGGAGGTCAAGTCTCCCTTCCTGCCTGACCTCAAGCCCAGCGTGAGCTCCTTGCACTCGTCACCCCTGG GCAGTGGCCCCTGTGATGAGCTGCGGCTGACCTTCCCTGTGCGGGACGGGGTGGTCTTGGAGCCCTTCCGCCTGCAGCACAACCTGGCTGTGAGCAACCACGCCTTCCAGCTCCGAGACTCCGTCTACAAGACCCTGATGCTGAG GCCTGACCTGGAGCTGCAGTTCAAGTGCTACCACCATGAGGACCGGCAGATGAACACCAACTGGCCGGCCTCGGTGCAGGTCAGCGTCAACGCCACCCCGCTCACCATCGAGCGCGGCGACAACAAGACCTCTCACAAACCCCTGTACCTGAAGCACGTGTGCCAGCCGGGCCGCAACACCATCCAGATCACCGTCACGGCCTGCTGCTGC TCCCACCTCTTCGTGCTGCAGCTGGTACACCGGCCCTCTGTCCGCTCAGTGCTGCAGGGTCTCCTCAAGAAGCGCCTCCTGCCTGCCGAGCACTGCATCACCAAGA TAAAGCGGAACTTCAGCAGTGGCACCATCCCCGGCACCCCTGGGCCCaatggagaggatggggtggagCAGACGGCCATCAAGGTGTCTCTCAAGTGCCCCATCACCTTCCGCAGGATCCAGCTCCCCGCCAGAGGTCATGACTGTCGCCACATACAG TGCTTCGACCTGGAGTCATACCTACAGCTCAACTGTGAGCGGGGGACCTGGAGGTGCCCTGTGTGCAA CAAGACAGCATTGCTGGAGGGCCTGGAGGTGGACCAGTACATGTTGGGCATCCTCATTTACATTCAGAA CTCCGACTATGAGGAGATCACCATCGACCCCACGTGCAGCTGGAAGCCGGTGCCAGTGAAGCCCGATGTTCATGTCAAAGAGGAGCCGGACGGGCCTGTGCTGAAACGCTGTCGCACCGTGAGCCCCGCCCATGTGCTCATGCCCAGCGTGATGGAGATGAtagctgccctgggccctggcgcCGTCCCCTTCGCCCCCCTGCAGCCCCCCTCGGCCCCGGCCCCCGGCGACTACCCCAGCCAGG GTTCCAGCTTCCTGGGACCCGGGACCTTCCCTGACTCCTTCCCACCCACCACACCTAGCACCCCGAGCCTTCCTGAGTTCACCCCAGGGCCACCTCCCATCTCCTACCAGTCCGACATTCCCAGCAGCCTCCTGACGCCAGAGAAGTCTGCCCCCTGCCTCCCGGGCCAG aTGGCACCAGCGCGTCACTTGGACCCGGCCCACAATTCCGGGCCTCCGGGGCTGCATGCCCCCAACCTTGGAGGTCCCCCAGGGCCCCAGCTGCACCATCCAAACCCTCCTCCAGCGTCCCGGCAGCCCCTGGGCCCGGTGAGCTCGGGTCCTGTAGGCGACCTGGCCTTCAACACTGCCACAGGCGTGATGGGGCCCCCCATGTCTGGCGCGGGCGAGGCCCCGGAACCAGCCCTAGAC CTGCTGCCAGAACTGACCAACCCCGATGAGCTGCTGTCCTACCTGGGCCCGCCTGACCTACCCACAAACAGCAATGACGACCTGCTCTCTCTGTTTGAGAACAACTGA
- the ZMIZ2 gene encoding zinc finger MIZ domain-containing protein 2 isoform X3 has protein sequence MNPTNPMKPALPPAPHGDGPFVYEAVPWQQSATQPAGSLSVVTTVWGVGNAAQSQVLGNPMGPAGSPPGSSMMPGMAGGSSALNTPQCLGQQAFGEAGANKGYVQPGMYGRGGYPGGPSFTTGYAGGPGGPGGLGLPSHPTRPSTDFTQAAAAAAVAAAAATATATATATVAALQEKQSQELSQYGAMGAGQSFNSQFLQHGGPRGPSVPSSMNPASVGGLMGPSSMSPMGVNPPRAAGMAPLYAGQRLPHGYPGPPQAQPLPRQGVKRAYSSEPTRSIPGYPSSPLPGSPTPPMTPSSGVPYMSTSQEVKSPFLPDLKPSVSSLHSSPLGSGPCDELRLTFPVRDGVVLEPFRLQHNLAVSNHAFQLRDSVYKTLMLRPDLELQFKCYHHEDRQMNTNWPASVQVSVNATPLTIERGDNKTSHKPLYLKHVCQPGRNTIQITVTACCCSHLFVLQLVHRPSVRSVLQGLLKKRLLPAEHCITKIKRNFSSGTIPGTPGPNGEDGVEQTAIKVSLKCPITFRRIQLPARGHDCRHIQCFDLESYLQLNCERGTWRCPVCNKTALLEGLEVDQYMLGILIYIQNSDYEEITIDPTCSWKPVPVKPDVHVKEEPDGPVLKRCRTVSPAHVLMPSVMEMIAALGPGAVPFAPLQPPSAPAPGDYPSQGSSFLGPGTFPDSFPPTTPSTPSLPEFTPGPPPISYQSDIPSSLLTPEKSAPCLPGQMAPARHLDPAHNSGPPGLHAPNLGGPPGPQLHHPNPPPASRQPLGPVSSGPVGDLAFNTATGVMGPPMSGAGEAPEPALDLLPELTNPDELLSYLGPPDLPTNSNDDLLSLFENN, from the exons ATGAACCCCACGAACCCCATGAAACCTGCCCTGCCCCCCGCACCACATGG TGATGGTCCATTTGTTTATGAGGCGGTGCCTTGGCAACAAAGTGCCACTCAGCCAGCAGGATCGCTGTCTGTGGTCACGACCGTGTGGGGAGTTGGCAACGCGGCCCAGAGCCAG GTTTTGGGGAACCCCATGGGCCCTGCAGGGAGCCCCCCTGGCAGCTCCATGATGCCTGGCATGGCAGGCGGCAGCTCTGCCCTGAACACCCCGCAGTGCCTCGGACAGCAGGCATTTGGTGAGGCTGGCGCCAACAAGGGCTACGTGCAGCCAGGGATGTATGGCCGCGGGGGTTACCCTGGGGGCCCGAGCTTCACCACTGG GTATGCAGGTGGCCCGGGGGGACCAGGGGGCCTGGGCCTCCCCTCACATCCCACACGACCCTCCACTGATTTCACTCAAGCAGCAGCTGCTGCTGCCGTGGCTGCTGctgccgccaccgccaccgccacggCCACGGCCACCGTGGCCGCCCTGCAGGAGAAGCAGAGCCAGGAGCTGAGCCAGTACGGAGCG ATGGGGGCCGGACAGTCTTTTAACAGCCAGTTCCTACAGCACGGAGGTCCCCGGGGTCCCAGCGTCCCCAGCAGCATGAACCCTGCCAGCGTGGGAGGGCTGATGGGCCCCTCCAGCATGAGCCCCATGGGCGTGAACCCACCCCGGGCAGCAGGCATGGCGCCCCTGTATGCAGGGCAGCGCCTGCCCCACGGGTACCCTGGGCCTCCCCAGGCCCAGCCACTGCCCCGGCAGGGGGTCAAGAGAGCCTACTCCAGTGAG CCGACCCGTTCCATCCCTGGCTACCCCAGCTCCCCACTGCCGGGGAGCCCCACGCCACCCATGACTCCCAGCAGCGGCGTCCCCTACATGTCCACCAGCCAGGAGGTCAAGTCTCCCTTCCTGCCTGACCTCAAGCCCAGCGTGAGCTCCTTGCACTCGTCACCCCTGG GCAGTGGCCCCTGTGATGAGCTGCGGCTGACCTTCCCTGTGCGGGACGGGGTGGTCTTGGAGCCCTTCCGCCTGCAGCACAACCTGGCTGTGAGCAACCACGCCTTCCAGCTCCGAGACTCCGTCTACAAGACCCTGATGCTGAG GCCTGACCTGGAGCTGCAGTTCAAGTGCTACCACCATGAGGACCGGCAGATGAACACCAACTGGCCGGCCTCGGTGCAGGTCAGCGTCAACGCCACCCCGCTCACCATCGAGCGCGGCGACAACAAGACCTCTCACAAACCCCTGTACCTGAAGCACGTGTGCCAGCCGGGCCGCAACACCATCCAGATCACCGTCACGGCCTGCTGCTGC TCCCACCTCTTCGTGCTGCAGCTGGTACACCGGCCCTCTGTCCGCTCAGTGCTGCAGGGTCTCCTCAAGAAGCGCCTCCTGCCTGCCGAGCACTGCATCACCAAGA TAAAGCGGAACTTCAGCAGTGGCACCATCCCCGGCACCCCTGGGCCCaatggagaggatggggtggagCAGACGGCCATCAAGGTGTCTCTCAAGTGCCCCATCACCTTCCGCAGGATCCAGCTCCCCGCCAGAGGTCATGACTGTCGCCACATACAG TGCTTCGACCTGGAGTCATACCTACAGCTCAACTGTGAGCGGGGGACCTGGAGGTGCCCTGTGTGCAA CAAGACAGCATTGCTGGAGGGCCTGGAGGTGGACCAGTACATGTTGGGCATCCTCATTTACATTCAGAA CTCCGACTATGAGGAGATCACCATCGACCCCACGTGCAGCTGGAAGCCGGTGCCAGTGAAGCCCGATGTTCATGTCAAAGAGGAGCCGGACGGGCCTGTGCTGAAACGCTGTCGCACCGTGAGCCCCGCCCATGTGCTCATGCCCAGCGTGATGGAGATGAtagctgccctgggccctggcgcCGTCCCCTTCGCCCCCCTGCAGCCCCCCTCGGCCCCGGCCCCCGGCGACTACCCCAGCCAGG GTTCCAGCTTCCTGGGACCCGGGACCTTCCCTGACTCCTTCCCACCCACCACACCTAGCACCCCGAGCCTTCCTGAGTTCACCCCAGGGCCACCTCCCATCTCCTACCAGTCCGACATTCCCAGCAGCCTCCTGACGCCAGAGAAGTCTGCCCCCTGCCTCCCGGGCCAG aTGGCACCAGCGCGTCACTTGGACCCGGCCCACAATTCCGGGCCTCCGGGGCTGCATGCCCCCAACCTTGGAGGTCCCCCAGGGCCCCAGCTGCACCATCCAAACCCTCCTCCAGCGTCCCGGCAGCCCCTGGGCCCGGTGAGCTCGGGTCCTGTAGGCGACCTGGCCTTCAACACTGCCACAGGCGTGATGGGGCCCCCCATGTCTGGCGCGGGCGAGGCCCCGGAACCAGCCCTAGAC CTGCTGCCAGAACTGACCAACCCCGATGAGCTGCTGTCCTACCTGGGCCCGCCTGACCTACCCACAAACAGCAATGACGACCTGCTCTCTCTGTTTGAGAACAACTGA